The Candidatus Jordarchaeales archaeon genome includes a window with the following:
- a CDS encoding TldD/PmbA family protein encodes MSDLAGLLEWVLRHAERLGADETEVYYSYSREMKVEINLGQVSSCRFSDEQGVGLRVVVNGAVGFSFSNNLDRTRLEYVVDKAVRAARVSKPDEKWRGLPSPKKPSAVLGIFDNRVCSVTEEELVDTAVAMLNAATNYSDKVSAYWGVVVSGREKVSIMNSCGIDVSAEGTEMGCALGTVAKDGERVSPECSDFDFQRSHKIDPERVGREAARLAVESLKTADVEQGWKPAVLAHPALSSLISYTFLQAISGDNVVRERTPYAGKIGEQVASSILNIVDDGTLEGGLNSFPFDDEGVPTQRKSIIDKGVLKGFLFDTYWGNVAGVESTGNAGRAGYASLPQIAATNLVVTKGDVSPEKLIEEIDDGVIIWDVQGAHSSNPVSGEISVVANPCWVIKGGEIIGSARTAMVADNFYEMLKRVDGVANDVRKYAYLVSPSVRFSSVRLVAASL; translated from the coding sequence TTGAGTGACCTAGCCGGGTTGCTTGAATGGGTTCTCAGACACGCTGAAAGGCTTGGAGCGGATGAGACGGAAGTATACTACAGTTACAGTAGAGAAATGAAGGTTGAAATCAACCTCGGACAAGTTTCCTCCTGCCGCTTCTCGGACGAACAGGGAGTTGGATTGAGAGTTGTCGTTAATGGGGCAGTTGGGTTCAGCTTTTCCAACAATCTGGATAGAACAAGACTAGAATATGTTGTGGATAAGGCTGTCAGAGCTGCAAGGGTGAGCAAGCCCGACGAGAAGTGGAGGGGGTTACCGTCCCCTAAGAAACCTTCTGCAGTTTTAGGGATATTCGACAACAGAGTCTGCAGCGTGACCGAGGAAGAGCTCGTCGATACGGCTGTGGCTATGCTTAACGCTGCAACTAATTACAGTGATAAGGTCTCAGCGTACTGGGGGGTGGTGGTGAGCGGAAGGGAGAAAGTATCCATAATGAATAGTTGCGGTATCGACGTTAGCGCTGAAGGAACAGAGATGGGATGTGCCCTCGGAACTGTGGCTAAGGATGGGGAGCGCGTATCACCTGAATGTAGTGACTTCGACTTTCAAAGGAGCCATAAAATAGACCCCGAGAGGGTGGGGAGAGAGGCGGCGCGCTTAGCTGTTGAATCACTAAAAACGGCTGATGTTGAGCAGGGATGGAAGCCGGCTGTCTTAGCTCACCCGGCGCTTAGCTCCCTGATAAGTTATACGTTTTTGCAGGCCATTTCTGGAGATAACGTTGTGAGGGAGAGGACACCCTACGCTGGAAAAATTGGAGAGCAAGTGGCTTCCAGCATCCTCAACATAGTAGATGATGGAACTTTGGAGGGCGGCCTCAACTCTTTTCCCTTCGATGATGAAGGAGTTCCAACTCAGAGGAAGAGCATAATAGACAAGGGGGTTTTGAAGGGGTTCTTGTTCGATACTTACTGGGGGAACGTGGCAGGCGTCGAGTCGACGGGTAATGCGGGGCGAGCCGGGTATGCTTCGCTACCTCAGATTGCTGCGACAAACCTAGTTGTGACGAAGGGAGATGTAAGTCCCGAGAAACTTATCGAGGAAATAGACGATGGAGTGATCATCTGGGATGTTCAGGGAGCCCACTCCAGTAACCCGGTCTCGGGAGAGATAAGCGTAGTTGCTAATCCATGCTGGGTGATAAAGGGAGGAGAAATTATCGGGTCGGCAAGGACGGCTATGGTGGCAGACAACTTTTACGAAATGCTTAAGCGCGTTGACGGCGTCGCAAATGACGTGAGAAAGTACGCTTACCTAGTTTCCCCTTCGGTAAGGTTTTCCAGTGTTAGGCTGGTTGCCGCGTCACTGTGA